GCTGCCTTCCTCCTGGAACCTTGATACATAACATAGAGATGCGGCCTGGAAAAGGCGGCCAACTTGTTCGCAGTGCCGGGACATCGGCCCAGCTCCTTGCAAAGGAAGGGAGATATGCACAGGTGCGACTTCCAAGTGGAGAGGTGCGTATGATTCTTTCCAAATGCCGGGCCACGGTCGGACAGATTGGCAATATAGATCATGAAAACGTGAGTCTCGGTAAGGCGGGCAGGAGCCGGTGGCTGGGTAGAAGGCCCAGGGTGCGCGGTGTGGCAATGAATCCTGTTGACCATCCTATGGGCGGAGGAGAAGGGCGTTCGTCCGGTGGAAGGCATCCCTGTAGCCCCTGGGGCAAGCCGACGAAAGGTTACAAAACGAGAAAGAAAAAACCGAGCGACGCTCTCATTGTCAAGATGCGTAAGTAAGTAATAGTCAGCTTGGAAAAGAGGTGACAGCGTGCCACGGTCAATCAAGAAAGGTCCATTTATTGATTCTCATTTGAGAAAGAAGGTCCAGGAA
This portion of the Deltaproteobacteria bacterium genome encodes:
- the rplB gene encoding 50S ribosomal protein L2, translating into MPIKKYKPTTPSRRFMTVAISDELSQKEPEKKLLTSKHCSSGRNNKGRITCRHKGGGHKRKYRIIDFRRDKINIPAKVAAIEYDPNRSAHIALLHYADGEKRYIISPYGLKVGDSVVSGYEEVDIKPGNCLPLGCLPPGTLIHNIEMRPGKGGQLVRSAGTSAQLLAKEGRYAQVRLPSGEVRMILSKCRATVGQIGNIDHENVSLGKAGRSRWLGRRPRVRGVAMNPVDHPMGGGEGRSSGGRHPCSPWGKPTKGYKTRKKKPSDALIVKMRK